Proteins encoded within one genomic window of Chiloscyllium punctatum isolate Juve2018m unplaced genomic scaffold, sChiPun1.3 scaffold_1361, whole genome shotgun sequence:
- the LOC140475061 gene encoding LOW QUALITY PROTEIN: dolichol-phosphate mannosyltransferase subunit 3-like (The sequence of the model RefSeq protein was modified relative to this genomic sequence to represent the inferred CDS: deleted 2 bases in 2 codons) gives MTKLGQWLLTLGLLGGTWAGLTFDALGLGLPESGRRLLWPLPAYLLVAFGCYSLATVGYRLATFNDCRGAAEELQAQIREARADLESRGFCF, from the exons ATGACAAAGCTGGGCCAATGGCTGCTGACGCTGGGGCTGCTGGGAGGGACCTGGGCCGGCCTGACCTTCGACGCCCTGGGCCTGGGCCTGCCCGAATCCGGCCGCCGCCTCCTCTGGCCGCTGCCCGCCTACCTGCTGGTCGCCTTCGGCTGCTAC TCCCTGGCCACCGTGGGATACCGC CTGGCCACCTTCAATGACTGCCGAGGGGCCGCGGAGGAACTGCAGGCTCAGATCCGAGAGGCGCGGGCCGACCTAGAGAGCCGGGGTTTCTGCTTCTGA